The window TGCAGACTGCTCCAACAAATGAGGTGGGAACATCTGATGTAATCACACTACAGTGAGGGTGTCGGGGCCCCCCACCAGCAATAATACACCAGTGATTCTGAGGACTTCATCACTTTCTGAAACCATGACTGCAGACCTGTGGGGCCTGAAACCTGCTCCCCTCCCCATGATCCAGCGAATGACACGTCCTTAGATGACCTCTCCTGTTGCTGCGGGAGGGAAAACGTCACGGCTTGAAAGACAGAACTAGAACCAACGTCAGAAAGATCAGAGTCTTTCTTCCATCTGCGGCACGAGAAACCGGAGCGACGTTTAGGCCAAAGGTCATTCTTCTGTATGAGAACAAATGCAGCAGAAAAGAGCGGGAAACACGCGGCTACAACATTAACTCGTCAGGAGAAAGTCGCCGCGAGAAAACCAGGAGGAGGTGCCAATGGGAGCGGTGTCTGCACTGCACACACGCTGCTTGACTCGTTTGTCGCCGCTTTTGGTGCTGGAGTCTGTCTCTCACAATCAGCGTCgacccgcacacacacacggtctCATGTGGTTAATGCTCGGACAGCATCAGTTAACGTGTTGGCGTGTTCAACGTTCCCGTGTTGTTCAGAGGAACATGAAGCTGCCCCCCAGCAGCAATAATACACCAGTGATGGGGAGGGGAGCAGGTTCCCCTCCCCATGATCCAGGGACGTGGAGTCCcgggaggcaggtgaggcacagtcTCACCTGCAAAATATAGCTTCAAAAATACCTACATAAAACGAAcagttgttttaaattaaaacataaaaatcaaatattccTTTTTTAGACATGTCTACTCTATGATGACGTTTTTCTACGTTTCTTTGGTAAAAACGTTTACAATAGAAAGCAGTAGGTGAGGCACCAGCCGCCCGTGCGGTCAGACTGCGCCGCACTGCGCTTTACTGTTTGCTCTTTCCATCATCATGAAAGAAGCTTCATTTTTAATCACTCCATTTTCTTATTTCTGGCAGACTGATTCCATTGGTGCCAGTTTGTGACTTCTTAGCCACTAAATATGTGCATTAGAAATACAGTTGTTGGGGCCTGCAGTACGCCTGCCTGAAGACTGATCCCAGAGACCGCGGCTAAAGAATGATGGAACTAGTGATAGAAAGCAGTCAGGTTCTTCTTTATCATTGTTTAGCATCTTATGGAGGATTTTGTGTCTAAAGTCAGGAATTTGTGGAGACGCGTCTGGCagtggtttccatggaaacagagagattgaagaaagaaaaggaagactTCTACTAACAGGTGTTTCTTCTTTTACCTGCTGCCAATCAAACGGTAGAGACGTCTCTCTGTGGGGTTCATTTGTTTATAATTCGGCGCCTCAGCTGCCGTGAAGATAGATGGCAGCTTCCTGCTGAGTGCGTGTTGGTTCAACCAGCAAATGTTTAGCATGGCGAAATCTGCTATAGCTGTTGATGGGACTCCAGCGGTCATTGAACAGCaaaatcttctaaatgtgctttattactgttatgattatgccgctaacacaaagctccactgctcctagcatgtgtctgtgtctgttagcagcccgacacacggagaaagcactgacgtcatcgccccgcctcccctctggaaatgcttattCGAATTGAATAATGTGACACTTttcccagggtggatgttaaaatcaaaatgcaatcccctctttgcattttgaaggattgatttttcattttaattttgagtcatttgatgcagttacattttgaaaatgaaaaaagcattactggttttgacttttattcttaattatgctacagaatcgcttccataggaAGCAGCAGCTTCATTCCCAGAACATTTGACTGACTTATCGGCAACTAAACGTCACAGAAAAACGGGTCATGAATGAGTGATGCCAGCGATGACCTGCGGTCAGCACGCAGATACTCGCAAGGACTCTGCTATGACAACAGCTGCAGCATTTATGTTAAGCAGCTCAGAGGCAGCAGGTtgaacttgtgtgtgtgtgtgtgtgtttgtgtgtgtgtgtgctcatgcACCCAGAGCCGGTTTCCTGCTAAGCAGCGTGTTAGTCGGGTGCCAGCAGCCCACACGTCAGACTGTCAGTGAGTGTTAGCGGTCAGTTCTGGAACAGAAGGAGGCAGTCAGGACTCCTACCTTTTGGTAAACCTGAATGACATGTTTCTACAACAGAATCAGACAAAGAAACAGTGAAAAatggagaaggggggggggggtgttatgaGGGAGGAATTCATGAATCAACATAAAACGAGGTGATTGGACCGTCAGGTATGAAAGctatgattgattttttttgttatttttatggaTTGTTGAAGGATTTCGGCCCACATTTCAGGTCAGGGGTTGTGTGGACGTCGCTGGCCTGGCTGCCGCtgcccaccccccacccacctaAAAAGGCGTCCTGCTTGACAAACTTCAGACAGGACAACTACAATTTGGCATTTTCAGAAATATGCATGACTATTTGTGGTAAAATCTGCACTCAGTGTCTTCAGCTGCAAACGATGCAGCTGttcttcatttttacatttcccaCAACAAACTAAAATCAAAGTTTGGGCCTTGTGTTCCCAGCATGAGGCTGAGAAGTCCCGCTTCTCCTTCAGGCTGGCCTGACCTCCCCCGACCCGCCTCCTCCGTGAAGGTGGAAGCCGCTCCGGCTCGTTAGGCTTCCGGTCGACGCCAGTGCCGCTCCTCAGGAGCAGCAACCAGGCAGCGACAGGATCCACAGCAGGACAGTGCAGAGAGCCCCCCACCATGTGAACCCGGCCCAAAGAAGGCTCTCCCGCCCAAACCACcagatcaaaagaaaaaaaaagcacggaTCCCTCTGGATCCAAAATCAAGCCACACCCACATTTCCCCTGTCAGAGGCGGGGCCTCACTTACCTGCGTGTGAGTTTAGACGTGAGTTTGGAGAAGAGGTTGCTGGTTCCACGGCTGCGGGTTTGGGACAGGGGCGTGGCGTCGTGTGACAGCGTGGGCGAGGCCGGGGGCCCGTTGTACGTGGCGGTGCGGCGGTCTCTCAGCTGGCCGCCGTGGAAGGTGCTGCGGCTGGCCGTGCCTCGGGGGAAGCGGAGGCGGTCGGGTGTGGTGCTGTTGGCGATGCTGTGGGTGGACGCCACAGGGTTCCTCTGCCCGCCAGGAGACACGGCGACACTGAGGACGTGAGCGCAGAGGAAGGACATCTCAGTCCAACGTTTGACAACAGAACCCACTCTGACACAAACGCAGAAACACACAACAGCAGAGGGAAACGGCTGGCATGGCGTCTCACCAAAAGCGTGATGATGTCAGGAGAACATCTACGGTAAGGAAAGGTAGAAACCACACAACGGGAATGCTGGCAGATGAAGCCAGAGGATCAACACTCCCTGGGAGAACGTCAGGAACCACTAAACCAGCAGTTTGAAACAAAAGCGTGGAGGATCTCAAACCTTTTCCTGAGATTCAGGATCGTTTGGGGAAAAATCTGAGGGCTGGAAGTAAAGAGGTCTTTATGGTCTAACAGAAATATTGCTCGGATTTTACTCCCTAATCATCCAGCTTGAGATTAAAGTTCTGTGTCTGCGCAGACGCTAAACAGACGGCGGACAGCAGGGCGGACCGGTGAGCAGCGGCTCGCCGGCGGGTTCCTGATGGAGAAGATCAGGAAGGATGGAGGGGAGAGCAGGAGCCGAACCCGGAGGTCCTGCTGGTTTGTGACGGGcagaagaaagacagaaaaactgcTGGGTTCAGCGTGCGGATCCACGTTTTTCTGTTCTGATTCTTCTGCTGCGCCTGAAATCAGAGCTCAGCTTGACCCTTATGCAGGCAGACACAGATGCTACACCCAGATACTTCAGCCCTTCACTGCAGCTTTGTCCTCTAATCACCCAACAGATGTCTTGGTTAAAATCGGCGCTGAGACAGTCTCCTATTTGGGCCTCAGCCAGGATATGGAGTCTGTTTCCAGGATGCAGACAGGATGGTTACTATTCTTCTTCTCTGCCGTTATCAGTCAATACTTCTAAACCTCTCCAGAGGACTCGGATTCGGTTTTTTACGGTTCCCCCTTGGGTCCTCAGTGACTGACGGGTGAAGGATCAACAAATCCCTGTTCATGTGGACCCAAACCCTCAGAGGCTCTAGACCAgttgtcatggtgcctgtccgactcctccccctccagctctgcctacTCTGcttcctgattgccaccagctgacgCCAGTCACCTCATCGGCCAtactgcttaaaaggagaccttactcatcagttcaacgccagttcgttacccctaaTGGTGACTATTTCTGGTCTTAAGTTTATGCTCTGCAAACTCTTGTCTTGTTCCAAGCCTCAAACTAATTATTGCCTTTTGTCTCATGATTACCAGCACctcacgagtgacgtcagcgCTCTCTTCCTTCCTGCTGCTCAGAGACATCCTGAGGATCCCACGGCTCTCCTTAACCGCActaagccctccagccacgccaccagcCGTTGTCAAGTCCGGACCTCACCCAGCTACTACTCCTACCATcttcctagcaggaataataaACCTTTTCTCGCCAAATCCCtcacctgtcttccttctgggttacagcatctgggtcctcaCGCTAGAGCGCCATgacaccagtgtttttcaactttttctgaGCCAAGGTACACTTTCTCCTTATCAGAAATcccacaccagcatccaaaaatcaaaagaggagaaactcagtctgtattgatggacagtccctccatgatctcacatgcatttttatgataattgtgacagaaaaagctggaagttgcagctgctttttctaaaagttgtaataaaagttaagttagttttacATAACGGAGGAGGCAGCGAACACGGCAGCCGCaaaggcggaggaggggctagTGACAGGCCATGTGGGTCATGCCACAGCAGAGGAGAGAGAACAGAACACCAcaccagaagaagaaaagagaaaagaggagcGACAGAGCCTCAAACTCTGACCTGTTCTCCTTCCCGTTGGGAATGACGGAGAGGCGGTCCGCGTTGTTCCTGTCGCTGCACACATACGTGTTCCTGCGGGTCATGCCTGCTGACGCCGAGTTAGTCTGTGGAGAGACGAAACGTTTGACGGTCTTCTTGAAGCTGAAAAATATCTTTATGCAAAGCATCGCCAGTACAtcccaacaaaacaccactACACATGCACGTCTCTGAGAGTGTGTTCCCACAGATTTAAGTGATGCATTTGCTGCAAACAGAAGATTTTATTTCCTTAAGTCTGTTCAGAGCACTGAGGAAAGACTGCATGGACGTCTCCATGACTCAGACATGGAGCTGTTGTTCCTGCTAACTCGGACCTCTTCCTGTTTCTGGCAGGGCggaaaatattttcacatttgtcCTATGGATTCTTTTTCTTGAAGGGCCTATCCCATGCCTAACTATTTAAGTGTATCATAATGTCCATTCCCCACTATAaacaaagtggtattttgatccattcattcatctctgagtattcctctaaaaacctgctctctgagcaccagcccctcccaatctaccagtgggttctcacattgtgacatcacaaagtgaggaaccgccccttccagggaaagtctgtgctgccagctccgcccccaggctatcagacacgcccacttactccgtggagctagcggtgatcggctaaacgctttcacTGATAtgaaagttcagattttttcttttgtgggagaaactcagctgctgaggtcggctctaggatgatgtcatgaaatgggcggagcccacaaggagagaaaggcggagcctcagagatcgagtctaCTTACTTCTGGGtaagaaaatgagctgcaaaaataactcatatttcataaaaaatggttGAGTGTGCCAAAGGTCTTATATGATCTGAAAGGCTAAAAAACAGCTgaatataggccctttaaagagATAATAAATTACCCACAATGCACCTCAGCCCACTAAGACGGAGCAGTGTGAAGTCATGACCTGCATGCAGCCACAGTGTGGAGGTATTTGACAGGCTCCGCCCTCAGACTGATGACATCCCAGGATGAACCCGAGAAGGGGGGGGCGGTCTCAGACAGCCTGAGCTCGGAGTACTCACAGCGGGGCCGGTGGTGCCCCCTTTCCTGCGGTCAGGGATGTCTGCCTTGTTGGGGTTGTTGGCGTTGCCCAGCAAAGGGCTGGAGGGGGGAGCGCCGCGTCCGCCTGGGGTGCTGGGTTTCTGGACGCCGGCCTCCTCCTTGGCGTTGCTTTCCCCTGTGGTGGTCTGACTCCTCTTTGGATGGGTCATCCCCGGAGGGACGTTCTGCCCGACTGCAGGCCGGAAGGAGCAGACAGAATCAGAGACAGATCTTTCCCCACATCCCTCTGATCGATGGATGAACAACACAGTCCTCTCCTTTAGATGATGGCGGCGGGCCGGCTCACCTTGCTCGCTGTATCGTCTCTGTTTGTGGTTGGAGGAAACACTTCTCTGGACTTTGAGGTGGGATGGCGACTGGCCGTTGAGCTCGCTGCTAGGTCTGGGTTTGGCCAAAGACGCATTACTGCTGGAGGCTGACTCGCTGGGCTCCAGCTGGAGGGCCAAACGCAAACCCGGCAGAAAAACCAGATCAGACCTGCAGCACTCTACATACAGTCTGAAATGTCTTTAGAATGGCAGCGGCAGGAAATGCACAACATTAAAATTACGGTGGCGTCTGGCctgtaaaatgcatttctgagctgATTCCACCACCGGCTGCCTGGTGCTCCTACCTCAGAGGCCTTCCTGCCCAGCAGCAGGTAGGTGGCTGTGAACTGGTCGTACTTCATCTTGGTCAGAGATTCCTGGATGTCCTCCAGCTTGTAGCCCATCCCCACCATCACATCTGCAACGACACCCGAGCAGGAAAGTTTCAGAATAAGAGCCCCCTTCAAGCACAGCAAACACAAACCGGGACTTTTCCAACAAACAGGAAtgaatcaaacatttgaaactcAACATGTATGGATCCTTGATGCAGCTTGACTCCCGATTCCCTATGGTTGTCGGTGAAAGCTGAAGGGACCATTTGAGATTTTCCCGCCACAGACGGTTTGACTTTTCTGTGAAACGGGACTCATGAAAGATCGCTTTCAGGAAACAGATCACCGAGCGCCGGCAAGGGGACAGAGTCTGTTTACCGTCAACACAGACGTCTCAGACCTAAAACCCAGGAGATCTTAGCTTTCAGGATCTTCTTCTGGACTCCTCCATCAAAATAGGATCATgagaaaccaaacaagcagTTCTCATTTCCTTGGCTGTAAAAAGCTTTCCTGGTGTTTAGATAAAACAAAACGAGAACATCCTTTTCCTTCTTCCGTTCATCCGTTTCTGCGTCTCTGGAGGAGAAAGACTTTTTTACACCAACGCCTAAAATGTTTCAGAGGAGGCATGTGGAGGCGTGTGGTGGCGTGTGGAGGCGTGTAGAGGCGTGTGGAGGCGTGTGGAGGCGTGTAGAGGCGTGTAGAGGCGTGTGGTGGCGTGTGGTGGCGTGTGGTGGCGTGTGGTGGCGTGTGGTGGCGTGTGGAGGCGTGTGGAGGCGTGTGGAGGCGTGTGGAGGCGTGTGGAGGCGTGTGGAGGCGTGTGGAGGCGTGTGGAGGCGTGTGGTAGCGTGTGGAGGCGTGTGGAGGCGTGTGGAGGCGTGTGGAGGCGTGTAGAGGCGTGTAGAGGCGTGTGGTGGCGTGTGGAGGCGTGTGGAGGCGTGTGGAGGCGTGTGGAGGCGTGTGGAGGCGTGTGGAGGCGTGTGGTAGCGTGTGGAGGCGTGTGGAGGCGTGTGGAGGCGTGTGGAGGCGTATTTTCTTGAccaaaaaaacacgttttctgCGTGTTTACTGAATTAAAGGTTGAGAAGAACTAAACGATACTTTGCTCTGTAGCCGCTATGCTGTTCTAATTTTTGTCTAAGACCGTCCATCAAACTGATCTGACTTGCGATTGGTTagttctgcagaaacacacGCTGGATGAAGCGCAGCAGCGAATGCAGTCTgacatttctgaatgtttatGCCTGACAAATGCACAATGCCACCTAGAGCTTCATGTGTGGAACTACACTTCAGTGGAGAGTTTCTCCCTGTGGGAACAAAAAAAGCACGTTTAATCCAGACTCCAAGACTTCCAAACAGCAGGAACGCCAGCAacataacacacacactgctgtgGTGGACCAGTGTGCGTGACAGGGACCTGTCCGCCTTAGCCCAACAGAGTGCGGGACGGGCTCCGgcgaccccatgaccccaaaagggatagaagatggatggatgacattGTTTGCATCACACGCTCTCCCCCTCTCCTCCCTAAAAAATTTCCTCTCCTGGTTGACCTGGCGCTCGCTCTGACACGTGTGCGTGTTCAGAAAAACCACAGCTGCGGTTACGCAACGCCCCCTCCCTGACGGGAAGGCCTCCTCTGttgttctgctgctgtgctcgtgttcatttattcatcctCGTGGTTCAGCTCTGCTTCTGGAGCTCCTCAGTCTGACATAAAGACGTTCTAAAACAGTCACAGCTGTTCGTCCCTCAGGGCAAAAGCTGCAGAGTTGCACATCGTGGACGGCAGAAGGCCTGTTCGTTTCAGCCGTGCAGCTTTCTGAATCTTTCCCACCTATTCTCTTCTGGTCTGTGATGTCCAGCTCCGGCTCCGTGTACGGCTTCAGCTCGTCCTCCTCAAACCCGGCGTTGATCCATCGATCCTTCATGATTTGCTGCAAGCCAAAGGAAACCATCAGCACCTCAGACCCAGAATTCATGACCCCCCCCTCCTCAGATTACAGATCACTGCAGTTTTTCAGGTCAATGACTCTACTTTCACTCCATTTCCATGCATGTGGATTCAAACACGAAGAGGGAACTTTCCTGTTTTTGACAGTCAGCTGCTTCACTGACCGGTCAGCTGTGGCGCTTCAATAATGGCCGACCTGACCCGCCTCCCCATTATTGACCCACCGGGCCGtcagtgaagcagcagctgcaggtcagCCAGGGGTCTAAACCAGAACCGAACCCCctacaaactttaaaagttttggtAACCTCGGCTTTGATCGGCCCTGAAATGATTTCCTGATCTGAGGTCAGGGTCGGCCATCGCCGCCCACAGCCCCTCCCTCATGAAGCTGCGGCCATCGagtactttaaaatgaaaacgcaTCGCACTCATCACTTCACTTTGGCTTTCTTCttctacaggtttttttttacgtctttgaatgaaagaataaaaataatgaattgtGTTGTGTTAAAAGTGAAGACTGTGCATGAGCAGGGGAGGatgagaggatgaggaggatgaagggCCCTCTTGTATGACGTAGATGAGATGGCGAGGGGGTTGGGGGGTTAAGAATTAAAGAAGAATATTTACGTTCTCGGCGTCCTCCCTCACCTCGAGAGTACCCCGCTTGGCCGGGTTGAGGACCAGGAAGCGTTTGAGGAGGTTCTCGCAGTCGGTGGACATGTAGAAGGGAATGCGGTACTTCCCTCTGAGGACGCGCTCCCGCAGCTCCTGCAGGGCAGCAGAGCGGCAGGGTGAGGGTGGAAGCACGCTCGCCATCTCAAACCAAAGGTTTACGTGAAATGTATGCaggttgtaacccttgtgctctcctaggcactttaacattgggagttgggtcatctagactcactagacagtgctctgaaccttttttcttcaatatttgtgatcttcactggtgtccatggattacatgaaatctttccacctttatccacctttgtcatggtagggagaacacgtcaatgtaagggtggggtcatctaagatagcacaagggttaatcaaatgtgacagcaactACACAACAGCTGAGTGTGAGACTTGTGAAGGGTCCAAACGGGGGGGGCTCCAGTCCAAGAGAGGGCCAGCAGCTCCCCCGCTTTTACCCCTCCAGCTAGGCTTCCAGATAACAGTTCAGACAAATATCCTGTtaggaaaataaaacttccaATAAAGAATATTCGGCCTGCACAGGACGCCTCGCGGGCGCCGTCCTACCTTCAGGTTCTGTCCATCGAAGGGCAGCGAGCCGCTGACCAGCGTGTACAGGATGACCCCCAGACTCCACACGTCCACCTCCGGCCCGTCGTATTTCTTGCCCTGGAACAGCTCCGGCGCCGCGTACGGCGGCGAGCCGCAGAACGTGTCCAGCTTGTTGCCCAGGGTGAACTCGTTGCTGAAGCCAAAATCTGCGATCTTTATGTTCATGTCTGCGTCGAGGAGGAGGTTCTCGGCCTGCAGAGGGACACGGGATACTTCAGGAGCTGGAAATCTTTCCGGGAAGAAACAAACACCAGCTCTGAAGAAAGTGACTTCTGTCCCCTTTCTGCTCGTCACGCTAAAAACACGACCCTGCTCAGAGCAGCTCGGTGACTCCGTCAGCATCTGCTGAAGCAGACGTGACCAAAGCATCCCAGCGCTTCCTCCTGCACAGAGACCCCTCAGCTCAAAGACCCCCTCAGCAAAAGCTCAGAGCCAATTTTAAAGGCTGATTTATAAACAACAGACACCGTTAGGAGCCGCCGGGAGCAGACAGATCCGACCTGCAAATCTAACTTTTCTGGCCTGTTTCTCCGATTCTTCAGCTGCTCGTCGACTCGCTGCTGCTTTAGCTGGAAAATAAACCCGTGAGGTCTGTAGAGTTGAAAGTCTCCAGAGCAGAAGAGggtggagctgcaggaggacTGTTTGGTTTATCCACCTGACGGGCAGACACACCCCATGGTTACCGTCTCTCCGTGAGAGCAGCGCCCCCATCAAACGTGGACGAAGCTCCTCAGATGCTGAGGCTGCCGTCAGCAGAGAGAGGAACCCAGAAACGGAGCAAAGGTGGATCGTTTGTTCTGGGAATCATGAAGGGACCCGGTTGAGGGTTAAGGAGACCGAGGAGGAGCGCTACAGATGCTCTgggatgggggcggggcttccgTCACTTGTGACGTCAGTTGGCCCTGACCTTTCCTTCTGACTGACGCATCCGTTCCCCTCACAGACGGAGGCGTTTTTGAAGGTGGCGTGCGGCTTCTCTGAACTCACCTTGAGGTCACGGTGAACGATGTGCTTCTGGTGGCAGTACTGCACCGCTGACACGATCTGGAAAGAAGCAGACTGTAGCTCAGTTTCTCAGGGTTAGAAGATGTGAGAGGATGTGGTAAAGGATCAGATGTGGTCGACTCGGGCAGGAAGACGCAGCGGAGGTGGAGCCAGACACACCGATGGGGGGTGTGAAGACGAAGGCTGCTCTGTGCAGCAGCAGGTTCCTGTTTCCTTTAGGAGGACATTGTCAGAAAATGTCCCAGAGGCTTGAGCCTCAGCAAAGGCAGCGTGTTTCTGCAAGCCTCACAGGTTACTGAAGGCCGAGCAGTAACCGAATGGAACAGTAATCTGCAGAGGTCTGCTGATGGGATGGCGGCTTGACGGACAGACGTTTGTCTCTCCAGAAAACCTGTTGTTGCCACAGATGTGTTAATCTGAGAGCCTGAGGCTCTCGAAAGGCTCTCGTCCTCCAAAATGCTGCAGCAGGACTTTGCAGTCAACCGTTTTTGCTCACGACGCCGCCGCCAACCAAGGGCGGTTGGGGACATGGGGGCCTGTTTGGACATTTGTCATCACGTTTTGACGGCAGAGATGCTGCTGTCCAGTCAGACGTGCCAGAGACAGCGGCCCGCCGGAGAAAGGAGCAGAGGTGTGAAACCGGAACActgcaggaggggggggggggggttggtacCTGTCTAAATTTAGCTCTGGCCTC is drawn from Oryzias latipes chromosome 22, ASM223467v1 and contains these coding sequences:
- the mark3 gene encoding MAP/microtubule affinity-regulating kinase 3 isoform X14, which codes for MSTKTPLPTVNEKVTESHTSHSNGRSDLGTRSSRTGVRTRSSDESQPPHVGNYRLLKTIGKGNFAKVKLARHILTGREVAIKIIDKTQLNPNSLQKLFREVRIMKILNHPNIVKLFEVIETDRTLYLVMEYASGGEVFDYLVAHGRMKEKEARAKFRQIVSAVQYCHQKHIVHRDLKAENLLLDADMNIKIADFGFSNEFTLGNKLDTFCGSPPYAAPELFQGKKYDGPEVDVWSLGVILYTLVSGSLPFDGQNLKELRERVLRGKYRIPFYMSTDCENLLKRFLVLNPAKRGTLEQIMKDRWINAGFEEDELKPYTEPELDITDQKRIDVMVGMGYKLEDIQESLTKMKYDQFTATYLLLGRKASELEPSESASSSNASLAKPRPSSELNGQSPSHLKVQRSVSSNHKQRRYSEQVGQNVPPGMTHPKRSQTTTGESNAKEEAGVQKPSTPGGRGAPPSSPLLGNANNPNKADIPDRRKGGTTGPATNSASAGMTRRNTYVCSDRNNADRLSVIPNGKENSVAVSPGGQRNPVASTHSIANSTTPDRLRFPRGTASRSTFHGGQLRDRRTATYNGPPASPTLSHDATPLSQTRSRGTSNLFSKLTSKLTRSRHVPGDQKGEGKDGKPRSLRFTWSMRTTTSMEPCDIMEEIFKVLDANDCNYKQQESFLLLCFHGDGRAENMVQWEMEVCKLPRLSLNGVRFKRISGSSIAFKNIASKVANELKL
- the mark3 gene encoding MAP/microtubule affinity-regulating kinase 3 isoform X7 — encoded protein: MSTKTPLPTVNEKVTESHTSHSNGRSDLGTRSSRTGVRTRSSDESQPPHVGNYRLLKTIGKGNFAKVKLARHILTGREVAIKIIDKTQLNPNSLQKLFREVRIMKILNHPNIVKLFEVIETDRTLYLVMEYASGGEVFDYLVAHGRMKEKEARAKFRQIVSAVQYCHQKHIVHRDLKAENLLLDADMNIKIADFGFSNEFTLGNKLDTFCGSPPYAAPELFQGKKYDGPEVDVWSLGVILYTLVSGSLPFDGQNLKELRERVLRGKYRIPFYMSTDCENLLKRFLVLNPAKRGTLEVREDAENQIMKDRWINAGFEEDELKPYTEPELDITDQKRIDVMVGMGYKLEDIQESLTKMKYDQFTATYLLLGRKASELEPSESASSSNASLAKPRPSSELNGQSPSHLKVQRSVSSNHKQRRYSEQVGQNVPPGMTHPKRSQTTTGESNAKEEAGVQKPSTPGGRGAPPSSPLLGNANNPNKADIPDRRKGGTTGPATNSASAGMTRRNTYVCSDRNNADRLSVIPNGKENSVAVSPGGQRNPVASTHSIANSTTPDRLRFPRGTASRSTFHGGQLRDRRTATYNGPPASPTLSHDATPLSQTRSRGTSNLFSKLTSKLTRSRHVPGDQKGEGKDGKPRSLRFTWSMRTTTSMEPCDIMEEIFKVLDANDCNYKQQESFLLLCFHGDGRAENMVQWEMEVCKLPRLSLNGVRFKRISGSSIAFKNIASKVANELKL
- the mark3 gene encoding MAP/microtubule affinity-regulating kinase 3 isoform X11 → MSTKTPLPTVNEKVTESHTSHSNGRSDLGTRSSRTGVRTRSSDESQPPHVGNYRLLKTIGKGNFAKVKLARHILTGREVAIKIIDKTQLNPNSLQKLFREVRIMKILNHPNIVKLFEVIETDRTLYLVMEYASGGEVFDYLVAHGRMKEKEARAKFRQIVSAVQYCHQKHIVHRDLKAENLLLDADMNIKIADFGFSNEFTLGNKLDTFCGSPPYAAPELFQGKKYDGPEVDVWSLGVILYTLVSGSLPFDGQNLKELRERVLRGKYRIPFYMSTDCENLLKRFLVLNPAKRGTLEVREDAENQIMKDRWINAGFEEDELKPYTEPELDITDQKRIDVMVGMGYKLEDIQESLTKMKYDQFTATYLLLGRKASELEPSESASSSNASLAKPRPSSELNGQSPSHLKVQRSVSSNHKQRRYSEQVGQNVPPGMTHPKRSQTTTGESNAKEEAGVQKPSTPGGRGAPPSSPLLGNANNPNKADIPDRRKGGTTGPATNSASAGMTRRNTYVCSDRNNADRLSVIPNGKENSVAVSPGGQRNPVASTHSIANSTTPDRLRFPRGTASRSTFHGGQLRDRRTATYNGPPASPTLSHDATPLSQTRSRGTSNLFSKLTSKLTRRVSIDPAKRQTAKTGSVNPSTQGGKTLIAMYLGIKKGKVKTGSPAPSGSPGV
- the mark3 gene encoding MAP/microtubule affinity-regulating kinase 3 isoform X16 gives rise to the protein MSTKTPLPTVNEKVTESHTSHSNGRSDLGTRSSRTGVRTRSSDESQPPHVGNYRLLKTIGKGNFAKVKLARHILTGREVAIKIIDKTQLNPNSLQKLFREVRIMKILNHPNIVKLFEVIETDRTLYLVMEYASGGEVFDYLVAHGRMKEKEARAKFRQIVSAVQYCHQKHIVHRDLKAENLLLDADMNIKIADFGFSNEFTLGNKLDTFCGSPPYAAPELFQGKKYDGPEVDVWSLGVILYTLVSGSLPFDGQNLKELRERVLRGKYRIPFYMSTDCENLLKRFLVLNPAKRGTLEQIMKDRWINAGFEEDELKPYTEPELDITDQKRIDVMVGMGYKLEDIQESLTKMKYDQFTATYLLLGRKASELEPSESASSSNASLAKPRPSSELNGQSPSHLKVQRSVSSNHKQRRYSEQVGQNVPPGMTHPKRSQTTTGESNAKEEAGVQKPSTPGGRGAPPSSPLLGNANNPNKADIPDRRKGGTTGPATNSASAGMTRRNTYVCSDRNNADRLSVIPNGKENSVAVSPGGQRNPVASTHSIANSTTPDRLRFPRGTASRSTFHGGQLRDRRTATYNGPPASPTLSHDATPLSQTRSRGTSNLFSKLTSKLTRRVSIDPAKRQTAKTGSVNPSTQGGKTLKSPQSLRETGDLRAQVAMYLGIKKGKVKTGSPAPSGSPGV
- the mark3 gene encoding MAP/microtubule affinity-regulating kinase 3 isoform X13, coding for MSTKTPLPTVNEKVTESHTSHSNGRSDLGTRSSRTGVRTRSSDESQPPHVGNYRLLKTIGKGNFAKVKLARHILTGREVAIKIIDKTQLNPNSLQKLFREVRIMKILNHPNIVKLFEVIETDRTLYLVMEYASGGEVFDYLVAHGRMKEKEARAKFRQIVSAVQYCHQKHIVHRDLKAENLLLDADMNIKIADFGFSNEFTLGNKLDTFCGSPPYAAPELFQGKKYDGPEVDVWSLGVILYTLVSGSLPFDGQNLKELRERVLRGKYRIPFYMSTDCENLLKRFLVLNPAKRGTLEQIMKDRWINAGFEEDELKPYTEPELDITDQKRIDVMVGMGYKLEDIQESLTKMKYDQFTATYLLLGRKASELEPSESASSSNASLAKPRPSSELNGQSPSHLKVQRSVSSNHKQRRYSEQVGQNVPPGMTHPKRSQTTTGESNAKEEAGVQKPSTPGGRGAPPSSPLLGNANNPNKADIPDRRKGGTTGPATNSASAGMTRRNTYVCSDRNNADRLSVIPNGKENSVAVSPGGQRNPVASTHSIANSTTPDRLRFPRGTASRSTFHGGQLRDRRTATYNGPPASPTLSHDATPLSQTRSRGTSNLFSKLTSKLTRRVSTEFERNGRLEGSSRHVPGDQKGEGKDGKPRSLRFTWSMRTTTSMEPCDIMEEIFKVLDANDCNYKQQESFLLLCFHGDGRAENMVQWEMEVCKLPRLSLNGVRFKRISGSSIAFKNIASKVANELKL